In the Acropora muricata isolate sample 2 chromosome 10, ASM3666990v1, whole genome shotgun sequence genome, one interval contains:
- the LOC136887919 gene encoding uncharacterized protein, which yields MLYHQCIPKKNRNVRGSLGWFMPLQRLLCARSIWGNLLEVISREVKYGEPACTINVHNTCKHITSSVRLAGPLWAFSCFGTEGWNGTKIKLIHGTHHVAIQVVAAIKAIRMVNVMENSNGSDKNSTVYSFMQSLNKSESSYCIPLFPGCFSMGYLEKVKLGFEQLAAINELIPGAAVNVELAFKSKKISFKKQVFYSKSCSKVKKRNSYTIVFNGSDGTLKIGMIHYFLKVLLVEDSLPHHLAAIQELHPHLEEGITAGINVTTLNKELGCHLRPFRYPSKEETLTFLNIEEIQSKQVVTDCLPESNVMYICNPPNIWEMD from the exons ATGCTTTATCATCAGTGTATCCCTAAAAAGAACCGGAACGTTCGAGGTTCGTTGGGCTGGTTTATGCCACTGCAGAGGCTTCTCTGTGCAAGAAGTATTTGGGGGAATTTGCTAGAGGTCATTTCCAGAGAAGTCAAGTATG GTGAACCAGCTTGTACAATTAATGTGCACAACACTTGCAAGCATATCACATCAAGTGTGCGACTTGCAGGGCCATTGTGGGCATTTTCATGTTTTGGAACTGAAGGCTGGAATGGTACAAAGATTAAACTCATACATGGAACTCATCATGTTGCAATACAG GTTGTAGCTGCCATCAAAGCCATTAGAATGGTTAATGTCATGGAAAATAGCAATGGTTCAGACAAAAATTCAACTGTGTACTCCTTCATGCAAAGTCTTAATAAATCAGAAAG CAGCTATTGCATACCTCTTTTCCCTGGCTGCTTTTCCATGGGCTACTTGGAGAAAGTAAAGCTTGGATTTGAACAGTTAGCGGCAATAAATGAGCTGATACCTGGGGCAGCTGTCAATGTTGAACTGGCTTTCAAATCTAAAAAGATCAGTTTCAAAAAACAAGTATTCTACAGCAAGTCTTGTTCCAAGGTGAAAAAAAGGAACAGCTACACTATTGTCTTTAATGGAAGTGATGGCACATTGAAGATTGGAATGATTCATTACTTCTTGAAAGTGTTACTTGTCGAGGATTCACTTCCACATCACCTTGCAGCAATACAAGAACTTCATCCCCATTTGGAAGAAGGGATCACAGCAGGGATCAATGTGACAACTCTTAATAAAGAACTAGGGTGCCATTTGAGGCCTTTCCGATATCCAAG CAAAGAAGAAACTTTGACTTTCCTCAACATTGAAGAAATACAATCCAAGCAAGTTGTCACTGACTGTTTACCTGAATCCAATGTTATGTACATTTGCAACCCACCAAACATTTGGGAGATGGATTAG